In Kineosporia sp. NBRC 101731, the following proteins share a genomic window:
- a CDS encoding DMT family transporter codes for MRATNARTDRTTDAVLMGVALVWGSSYLVAKGLTAAASVLVVLSLRYVLSAVALALVCRWTRVKASGTKEVSVGVLLGCTQACVLTLETFGVSATTATNAGLIISLTVVFTPLLDTAWGRTSLPAPFFAATTVAVVGVALLVSDDGLRAPGWGDGLMLAAAAVRAVHVSLIGRLTAARRYSSLVLTTVQAATGALLLSVAAAPQLGAAVTHLPSVAWAQLIYLALACTVFAFLAQTWAIRRTSPSRASLLMGTEPIWAVAVGVRLGDESLTAVAALGACLILVATYYGQHVERTHRMGAKATDRPEPVTSQPGQ; via the coding sequence GTGAGAGCAACCAATGCCCGGACCGATCGCACCACAGATGCCGTTCTCATGGGCGTCGCCCTGGTGTGGGGCAGCAGCTACCTGGTGGCCAAAGGGCTCACCGCAGCAGCGTCCGTGCTCGTCGTGCTGTCCTTGCGTTATGTGCTTTCAGCGGTCGCCCTGGCGCTGGTGTGCCGGTGGACCCGGGTGAAGGCCTCCGGTACGAAAGAGGTCAGCGTCGGCGTTCTGCTGGGCTGTACCCAGGCCTGCGTGCTCACGTTGGAGACGTTCGGCGTCTCTGCGACCACAGCGACCAACGCCGGCCTCATCATCAGCCTGACCGTGGTCTTCACCCCGCTGCTGGACACCGCCTGGGGTCGCACCTCGCTGCCTGCACCCTTCTTCGCCGCCACTACCGTCGCGGTGGTGGGCGTGGCGTTGCTGGTCTCCGACGACGGCCTTCGGGCCCCCGGATGGGGAGACGGCCTCATGCTGGCGGCCGCAGCGGTCCGCGCGGTGCACGTCAGCCTGATCGGCCGCCTGACCGCCGCCCGCCGGTACAGCTCGCTGGTGCTCACCACGGTCCAGGCCGCGACTGGTGCTCTGCTGCTGTCCGTGGCCGCCGCACCGCAGCTGGGGGCGGCAGTGACCCACCTGCCGTCCGTCGCGTGGGCACAGTTGATCTACCTGGCTCTGGCCTGCACCGTCTTCGCCTTCCTGGCCCAGACCTGGGCCATCCGTCGCACCTCACCCAGCCGGGCCAGTCTGCTGATGGGCACCGAGCCGATCTGGGCCGTCGCCGTCGGAGTCCGCCTCGGCGACGAAAGCCTCACCGCAGTAGCGGCCTTGGGAGCCTGCCTGATCCTCGTCGCGACCTATTACGGCCAGCACGTCGAGCGCACCCACCGCATGGGAGCCAAGGCCACCGACCGTCCGGAGCCCGTCACATCCCAACCCGGCCAGTAA
- a CDS encoding LysR family transcriptional regulator, which translates to MDARQLLVLRELQDRGSVTAVAEALFITPSAVSQQLAALQRGVPVALTQRRGRILVLTEAGQALAAAATDVATALARAEAAVDVFLDDGHGTVRIAAYSSAGIIFFPALLRAVGAGGPVIECTEHDVPQADFPALCADYGIVLAHRLDHSPPWPTTVTVTPLLHEPLDVAVPADHPLAGQETVTAEQVSDQPWIAVHEGFPLLAPLEAIAAAAGRPLTIVHRINDLTVAASLVTAGAGIALMPRYTAPVLPDLVLRPLAGMQLARHVDALVRPESALRTTVSSVLGALIRSAEHLVTESAAR; encoded by the coding sequence ATGGACGCTCGTCAGCTCCTGGTCCTGCGCGAGCTCCAGGACCGCGGCAGTGTCACGGCGGTGGCCGAGGCGCTGTTCATCACTCCTTCAGCGGTCTCCCAGCAGCTCGCGGCGCTGCAGCGCGGTGTGCCGGTCGCGCTCACCCAGCGCCGGGGGCGCATCCTGGTTCTCACCGAGGCCGGGCAGGCACTGGCTGCTGCCGCGACCGATGTCGCCACCGCCCTGGCGCGCGCCGAGGCCGCAGTTGACGTATTCCTCGACGATGGGCACGGAACCGTGCGCATCGCCGCCTACTCCAGCGCGGGCATAATCTTCTTCCCAGCGCTGCTGCGCGCCGTCGGCGCCGGCGGACCGGTGATCGAGTGCACTGAGCACGACGTGCCCCAGGCCGACTTCCCCGCGCTGTGTGCCGATTACGGCATCGTTCTGGCCCACCGGCTCGACCACAGCCCGCCGTGGCCGACGACGGTCACGGTCACGCCGCTCCTGCACGAACCCCTCGATGTCGCCGTGCCCGCCGACCACCCCCTGGCCGGGCAAGAGACCGTCACCGCCGAGCAGGTGAGTGATCAGCCCTGGATCGCCGTGCACGAGGGGTTTCCTCTCCTTGCCCCGCTCGAGGCGATCGCGGCGGCGGCGGGCCGCCCGTTGACGATTGTCCACCGCATCAACGACCTCACCGTCGCCGCGAGCCTGGTCACCGCCGGTGCAGGTATCGCCCTCATGCCGCGCTACACCGCGCCGGTATTACCCGACCTCGTGCTGCGGCCGTTGGCCGGCATGCAGCTCGCTCGTCATGTCGACGCCCTCGTTCGGCCCGAAAGTGCCTTGCGCACAACGGTCAGCAGTGTTCTCGGGGCCCTGATTCGCTCGGCGGAACACCTCGTCACCGAAAGCGCCGCGCGATAG
- a CDS encoding DUF397 domain-containing protein, which produces MSDSSTTDTTDTAQGQKSSFSGDQNCVEVRRTNDRSEVRDTKNHAGVVQSYTFTQWAAFEADIEAGEFSHLAGPLS; this is translated from the coding sequence ATGAGCGATTCCAGCACCACCGACACCACCGACACCGCCCAGGGGCAGAAGTCGTCGTTCAGCGGCGACCAGAATTGCGTGGAGGTCCGCCGCACCAACGACCGCAGCGAAGTTCGCGACACCAAGAACCATGCAGGCGTCGTGCAGTCCTACACATTCACGCAGTGGGCTGCGTTCGAGGCCGACATCGAAGCGGGCGAGTTCAGCCACCTCGCTGGGCCTCTTTCCTGA
- a CDS encoding DUF397 domain-containing protein gives MTNGDTGWIKSAKSANSGECVEMRRHDGAIQIRDSKDPEGAVLSFTPGELDAWIDGAKKNEFDHLL, from the coding sequence GTGACGAACGGCGACACCGGCTGGATCAAGAGTGCCAAGTCCGCGAACAGCGGCGAGTGCGTAGAGATGCGCCGGCACGACGGAGCCATTCAGATCCGTGACAGCAAGGACCCGGAGGGAGCGGTCCTGAGCTTCACGCCCGGAGAGCTCGACGCCTGGATCGACGGCGCCAAGAAGAACGAATTCGACCACCTGCTCTAG
- a CDS encoding DUF5753 domain-containing protein yields the protein MSPEGDQRWSIAAELGAELKAARLRAHHTYADVKLALLGGKEKIWRIETGKGPYKWDHIQALCTFYGIESPRTALFVEMARATEQPDGTWVDSNPARFGLYVLLERRSTQLTSIAGDLMNGLLQTAEYHRAMLDAWPLDTATAEAEQIKLRQERQETFWNRSDSRLDVIMSQAALEHRVGSQTVMDEQLRRIRFLAERKGVNLRYVPSSSPPHGGMRGNFTLVQTELGTSVYTEHIEGGRLLSEPRIIESYVEAARSAMAASRDIREWQ from the coding sequence ATGTCACCCGAGGGGGATCAGCGGTGGTCCATCGCCGCGGAATTAGGTGCCGAGCTCAAGGCCGCGCGGCTGCGCGCCCACCACACGTATGCCGACGTGAAACTCGCTCTCCTGGGCGGTAAAGAGAAAATCTGGAGGATCGAGACGGGCAAGGGCCCGTACAAGTGGGACCACATCCAGGCGCTGTGCACCTTCTACGGCATCGAATCGCCCCGCACGGCGCTCTTCGTCGAGATGGCCCGGGCGACAGAGCAGCCCGACGGTACGTGGGTCGATTCCAACCCGGCCCGCTTCGGGCTCTACGTGCTTCTGGAGCGGCGGTCGACGCAGCTCACGAGCATTGCGGGTGACCTGATGAACGGCCTGCTCCAGACCGCCGAGTATCACCGCGCCATGCTCGACGCCTGGCCGCTGGACACCGCGACGGCGGAAGCTGAGCAAATCAAACTGCGACAGGAACGGCAAGAGACGTTCTGGAACCGTTCGGACTCGCGCCTGGACGTGATCATGAGCCAGGCGGCACTGGAACATCGAGTCGGTTCTCAGACCGTCATGGACGAGCAACTGCGGCGTATCCGTTTTCTGGCCGAACGGAAGGGGGTCAACCTCAGGTACGTCCCTTCCAGCAGTCCTCCGCACGGAGGCATGCGCGGCAACTTCACCCTGGTGCAGACGGAGCTCGGGACCTCGGTCTACACCGAGCACATTGAAGGGGGTCGGTTACTCTCGGAGCCCCGGATAATCGAGAGCTACGTGGAAGCTGCGCGGTCAGCGATGGCAGCATCCCGCGACATCAGGGAGTGGCAGTGA
- a CDS encoding DUF4406 domain-containing protein yields the protein MTDRPLLILIAGPYRSGTGDDPDKMAANLTRLEAAAWPVFAAGHVPMIGEWVALPVLRSAGADPHDPNDPLSEKVMYPTAQRLLEHCDAVLRLPGESNGADQDVAIAHRRGLPVYYRAEDIPVREAGAVVG from the coding sequence ATGACCGACAGACCGCTCCTCATCCTGATCGCCGGACCCTACCGATCGGGCACCGGCGACGACCCGGACAAGATGGCCGCCAACCTCACCCGCCTCGAGGCCGCCGCCTGGCCCGTCTTCGCCGCCGGTCACGTCCCGATGATCGGGGAATGGGTGGCGCTACCCGTCCTGCGTTCTGCGGGCGCCGACCCCCACGACCCGAACGACCCGCTGAGTGAAAAGGTCATGTACCCGACCGCGCAGCGCCTGCTCGAGCACTGCGACGCGGTTCTGCGCCTGCCCGGGGAGTCCAACGGCGCCGACCAGGACGTCGCCATCGCCCACCGCCGGGGCCTGCCCGTCTACTACCGGGCCGAGGACATCCCCGTGCGCGAGGCCGGGGCCGTCGTCGGGTAG
- a CDS encoding DeoR/GlpR family DNA-binding transcription regulator, whose translation MLAAERRDLLLARLRTDGKIVAKDLAAELGLSEDSIRRDLREMAAAGLCQKVYGGAVPASPAVVDYGSRTTVAPDSKQAVATFAATLVRPGGVAILDGGTTTLAVARALPQDLVCTVITHSPTIAVALLGHPSVEVILLGGRLFKHSAVTCGAAAVEAAAGVSADVFLLGVTGVHPVHGLTTGDADEAAMKRALSRRAAETYVLASAEKLGTASRYGVVQFDDIAGVVTDGDPGDTVNDLVARGVSVLSSNR comes from the coding sequence ATGCTGGCGGCGGAACGACGAGACCTCCTCCTGGCCCGGCTGCGGACCGACGGTAAGATCGTCGCCAAGGACCTCGCGGCCGAGCTGGGCCTGTCCGAAGACAGCATCCGCCGCGACCTGCGTGAGATGGCCGCGGCTGGGCTGTGCCAGAAGGTCTACGGGGGAGCGGTTCCCGCCTCGCCGGCGGTGGTCGACTACGGCAGCCGCACCACCGTCGCGCCCGACAGCAAGCAGGCTGTCGCCACCTTCGCCGCCACTCTCGTGCGGCCCGGGGGCGTCGCCATCCTCGACGGCGGCACCACCACGCTGGCCGTCGCCCGGGCCCTGCCCCAGGATCTGGTGTGCACGGTCATCACCCACAGCCCGACCATTGCCGTCGCACTGCTGGGTCATCCGTCCGTCGAGGTCATCCTGCTCGGTGGAAGGCTTTTCAAGCATTCGGCAGTCACCTGCGGCGCGGCCGCCGTCGAGGCCGCCGCGGGTGTCTCGGCCGACGTGTTCCTGCTGGGCGTCACCGGGGTGCATCCGGTGCACGGCCTGACCACCGGGGACGCGGACGAGGCGGCGATGAAACGGGCCCTGTCCCGCCGGGCGGCCGAGACCTACGTGCTGGCCAGTGCCGAGAAGCTGGGTACCGCATCGCGTTACGGCGTGGTCCAGTTCGACGACATTGCCGGGGTGGTGACCGACGGCGACCCGGGCGATACCGTGAACGATTTGGTGGCACGGGGAGTCAGCGTGCTCAGCAGTAACCGGTGA
- a CDS encoding NUDIX domain-containing protein, with product MTVLIDKIALIHVTDGQILSTRSRGKDVYYLPGGKREAGESDIDTLVREVSEELAVVVDPGTAVHVGTFEARADGQPDGTMVRMTCYTADFEGTPVASSEIAELVRLTYSDRDRVSPVDQIVFDHLRDRSWLR from the coding sequence ATGACGGTCCTCATCGACAAGATCGCCCTGATCCACGTCACGGACGGCCAGATCCTCAGCACCCGCTCCCGCGGGAAAGACGTCTACTACCTGCCGGGCGGCAAGCGTGAGGCCGGCGAGAGCGACATCGACACCCTGGTCCGGGAGGTCAGCGAGGAACTGGCAGTCGTGGTCGACCCCGGGACCGCCGTTCACGTCGGCACTTTCGAGGCCCGGGCCGACGGGCAGCCGGACGGGACGATGGTGCGGATGACCTGCTACACGGCCGATTTCGAGGGGACGCCGGTGGCCAGTAGCGAGATCGCGGAGCTGGTCCGACTGACGTACTCCGACCGGGACCGGGTCTCCCCGGTCGACCAGATCGTCTTCGATCATCTGCGCGACCGTTCCTGGCTGCGCTGA
- a CDS encoding cation-transporting P-type ATPase has translation MTAAAVVVPTGAGPEPDSFDVDAQRSLTELLRDLRTTPAGLGGREAARRQRVHGANEITRKGGRRWPGELLSQFTQPLAILLALAAVLAWAGGTPALSLAVLAVILLNAGFAFVQEMQAERAVEALAAFLPATARVVRDGVHREIPARELVPGDVLIIAEGDRICADARIIDGSMTLDLSALTGESMPVTRSGEPAATIGPLLEATDLVFSGTACTGGQARTVVTRTGMQTELGRIAALSQSTTSEPSPLERQVRRATWIIAAVAVAVGIAFLPVGVLAGLGWSAAISFSIGLIVANVPEGLLPTITLALAAGVRELARDGAVVKRLSAVETLGSTTVICTDKTGTLTENRMRVTRIWLAAGELDTRTTAGPPVRQSAGPLPRLLATTAAGCTTAEPPSPSQPHGSGDPTELALLVLADDLGSGVSSADRDDGRQALFAFDGHLQRMSSIDRVADRPTVRTKGALESVLPCCTALLDQDGHDRPLDDADRAGLQRTLDAYAAEGLRVLAVARRVLDPGTVTPTRQDAESGLTLIGLVAMLDPPRAGVDEAVAAAHRAGITIHVITGDYGPTAAQIAGQVGIGGPGGPIVTGAELDRLSDADLDALLAGGQEIVFARASPEGKLRICEALRGQGQVVAMTGDGVNDAPALRHADIGVAMGRSGTDVAREAATMVLTDDNFATIVVAVDAGRRVFDNVRKFVLYIFAHAVPEVVPFLIFAGSGGAVPLPLTVLQILAIDLGTETLPALALGREPAESGLMTRPPRSRTAGVIDRALMLRAWLLLGSVSAALVMGAFLLTLHRSGWHLGDPTGEGTPLHQAYLQATTVTFAAIVACQIGTAFAARTERASLFTVGVFSNPLLLAGIAFELVFTGAVIYVPLLQDIFGTASLSLTQLIVIAPFPILVWGVDELARWIRRHPGGRP, from the coding sequence GTGACCGCCGCCGCAGTGGTCGTCCCCACCGGAGCCGGTCCGGAACCGGATTCCTTCGATGTCGACGCGCAGCGCTCGCTGACGGAACTGCTCCGCGATCTGCGCACCACGCCCGCCGGGCTGGGTGGGCGCGAAGCCGCCCGCCGCCAGAGGGTTCACGGCGCCAACGAGATCACCCGCAAGGGTGGCCGGCGCTGGCCGGGGGAACTGCTCTCGCAGTTCACCCAGCCGCTGGCGATCCTGCTGGCCCTGGCGGCCGTCCTGGCCTGGGCCGGTGGCACCCCGGCGCTGTCGCTCGCCGTCCTGGCGGTGATCCTGCTCAACGCGGGATTCGCCTTCGTGCAGGAGATGCAGGCCGAGCGGGCGGTCGAGGCGCTGGCCGCGTTCCTGCCCGCCACCGCCCGGGTGGTCCGTGACGGCGTCCACCGTGAGATCCCCGCCCGTGAACTGGTTCCCGGCGACGTCCTGATCATCGCCGAGGGTGACCGGATCTGCGCGGACGCCCGCATCATCGACGGCTCGATGACCCTGGACCTGTCGGCGCTGACCGGTGAATCGATGCCGGTGACCCGCTCGGGCGAACCGGCCGCGACGATCGGCCCGCTGCTGGAGGCCACCGACCTGGTGTTCAGCGGCACGGCCTGTACCGGCGGGCAGGCCCGGACGGTGGTGACCCGTACCGGCATGCAGACCGAGCTGGGCCGGATCGCCGCCTTGTCACAGAGCACGACGAGCGAACCCAGCCCTCTGGAACGTCAGGTCCGCCGGGCCACCTGGATCATCGCGGCCGTCGCCGTGGCCGTCGGGATCGCCTTCCTGCCGGTCGGGGTCCTGGCCGGGCTGGGCTGGAGTGCGGCCATCAGCTTCTCGATCGGGCTGATCGTGGCGAACGTGCCCGAAGGTCTGCTGCCCACCATCACGCTGGCCCTGGCCGCGGGGGTGCGGGAACTGGCCCGGGACGGAGCGGTGGTCAAGCGGCTGTCGGCGGTGGAGACGCTCGGCTCGACCACGGTGATCTGCACGGACAAGACCGGGACCCTGACCGAGAACCGGATGAGGGTGACCCGGATCTGGCTGGCCGCGGGCGAGCTCGACACCCGCACGACCGCCGGTCCGCCGGTCCGCCAGTCCGCCGGCCCCCTGCCCCGCCTGCTGGCCACCACCGCGGCCGGCTGCACGACCGCCGAACCGCCGAGCCCGAGCCAGCCGCACGGCAGCGGCGACCCGACCGAACTGGCCCTGCTGGTCCTCGCCGACGACCTCGGCTCCGGCGTCAGCAGCGCCGACCGGGACGACGGTCGCCAGGCGCTGTTCGCCTTCGACGGTCACCTCCAGCGGATGAGCAGCATCGACCGCGTCGCAGACCGCCCCACGGTCCGGACCAAGGGCGCCCTGGAGAGCGTGCTGCCCTGCTGCACAGCACTTCTCGATCAGGACGGCCACGACCGGCCACTGGACGACGCGGACCGGGCCGGCCTGCAGCGGACGCTGGACGCCTATGCCGCCGAGGGTTTACGCGTACTGGCGGTCGCCCGCCGGGTTCTGGACCCGGGCACCGTGACGCCGACCCGCCAGGACGCCGAGTCCGGGCTCACCCTCATCGGTCTGGTCGCGATGCTCGACCCGCCGCGGGCCGGGGTGGACGAGGCGGTCGCGGCGGCCCACCGGGCCGGGATCACGATCCACGTGATCACCGGTGACTACGGGCCGACCGCGGCCCAGATCGCCGGGCAGGTCGGCATCGGTGGCCCGGGCGGCCCGATCGTCACCGGAGCGGAACTGGACCGGCTGAGCGACGCCGACCTCGACGCGCTGCTGGCCGGCGGCCAGGAGATCGTCTTCGCCCGGGCCTCCCCGGAGGGCAAGTTACGCATCTGCGAAGCGCTGCGCGGTCAGGGACAGGTCGTGGCCATGACCGGCGACGGCGTCAACGACGCACCCGCCCTGCGCCACGCCGACATCGGCGTGGCGATGGGCCGTTCCGGCACGGACGTGGCCCGGGAGGCCGCCACGATGGTGCTGACCGACGACAATTTCGCCACCATCGTGGTCGCCGTCGACGCCGGCCGGCGGGTGTTCGACAACGTCCGCAAGTTCGTGCTCTACATCTTCGCCCACGCCGTACCCGAGGTCGTGCCGTTCCTGATCTTCGCCGGTTCCGGTGGGGCGGTACCGCTGCCGTTGACGGTTCTGCAGATTCTCGCCATCGACCTCGGGACGGAGACCCTGCCGGCCCTGGCGCTGGGCCGCGAGCCGGCCGAATCCGGGCTGATGACCAGGCCTCCCCGCTCCCGCACCGCCGGGGTGATCGACCGCGCGCTGATGCTCCGGGCGTGGCTCCTGCTCGGTAGCGTCTCGGCGGCACTGGTCATGGGCGCTTTCCTGCTCACCCTGCACCGGTCGGGCTGGCACCTGGGCGACCCGACCGGCGAGGGAACGCCGCTGCACCAGGCCTATCTCCAGGCCACCACGGTCACCTTCGCCGCGATCGTCGCCTGTCAGATCGGCACCGCCTTCGCGGCCCGGACCGAGCGGGCCTCACTCTTCACCGTCGGCGTCTTCTCCAACCCCCTGCTGCTGGCCGGGATCGCCTTCGAACTGGTCTTCACCGGCGCCGTCATCTATGTTCCACTGCTGCAGGACATTTTCGGCACGGCCTCGCTCAGCCTGACCCAGCTGATCGTCATCGCGCCCTTCCCCATCCTCGTGTGGGGCGTCGACGAACTGGCCCGCTGGATCCGACGACACCCCGGGGGTAGGCCATGA
- a CDS encoding J domain-containing protein produces the protein MPVENYYSVLGVAPSADPSGIRRQYRRLAWVLHPDRRSGALQKERATAAMARVSLAYSTLHDAQRRAEHDQALLVQPQPSKEQRSQVLVHVTAALAEVLGQGRDLPGLEQAIVTRILQGAAEYIPRALEMVEGHVSVLEGGLQVAAFMALAKSFTSYEESLPEGQTSEPAYAHLIRATAYTCVHGMTWESRLSWPDPTLPG, from the coding sequence GTGCCCGTCGAGAACTACTACAGCGTGCTGGGGGTGGCGCCCTCGGCCGACCCGAGCGGTATCCGCCGTCAGTACCGGCGGCTGGCCTGGGTCCTGCACCCGGACCGGCGTTCGGGTGCGCTGCAGAAGGAACGCGCCACCGCAGCCATGGCCCGGGTCAGCCTGGCCTACTCGACCCTGCACGACGCGCAGCGCCGGGCCGAGCACGACCAGGCGCTGCTGGTGCAGCCCCAGCCCTCGAAGGAGCAACGCAGCCAGGTGCTCGTGCACGTGACCGCGGCCCTGGCCGAGGTCCTGGGCCAGGGCCGCGATCTGCCGGGACTGGAGCAGGCCATCGTCACCCGGATCCTGCAGGGGGCCGCCGAGTACATCCCCCGGGCCCTGGAGATGGTCGAGGGTCACGTCTCGGTACTGGAAGGCGGTCTGCAGGTCGCGGCCTTCATGGCTCTGGCCAAATCCTTCACCTCCTACGAGGAGTCCCTGCCCGAGGGGCAGACCTCCGAGCCGGCGTACGCCCACCTGATCCGCGCCACCGCCTACACCTGCGTCCACGGCATGACCTGGGAATCGCGCCTGTCCTGGCCGGATCCGACGCTGCCCGGATGA
- a CDS encoding EAL domain-containing protein, whose amino-acid sequence MSVQSDRRFLALVGVLVVTYWLAPDGPVRVTAQLLVGLCAVVAVFTAARADRAHRTGWTLFALGVTLSVAGDATAAWYLSTGHSIPFPSLVDGFNLGAYWVVALSLSRLHGGRRPDIAGYLDTAVLTVAGGLVLWLALAVPLNGGLDLREIVGSVYLITDIVLLGCVVRVWLNPATTLPRATTRSLVLGAGVALIGDTVYGIADGALNTQDRLFESAYLVMYTAWGLAALRAARAARTASTPRRLAFQRMSPARLMTMYAALLVIPAVELVHRTTGVDVDGWATIAASVLLSVLVPARMWVAMGELEASTAQRERLSDDLQHQAAHDALTNLPNRAYLLELTTAALHRARRSGNEVAVLFVDLDYFKRVNDTLGHAAGDEVLQVTADRMRSVLRAGDTLGRQGGDEFVVLIDPVPAPAELMEIANRLVAVVSAPIHVAGSHAVIGASVGIALARDAQVDAYQLLQDADMAAYRAKTNGRGRAEMFDADLRAELAARARLEADIQIGLTQDQFELHYQPVMDVATGRLRGYEALIRWRHPERGLVPPDDFLPTAEQSTLICAIGRWTLNHATRQLVAWTEQDPAGHADATMAVNISGRHLATRALIDEVRQALTDSGLAPRRLVLEITETVLMEEPAADAHLRALREIGVTVSLDDFGTGYTSIGQLQKLQVDTLKIDQSFLHSPDPGTAALVQLMITAAHAFGLDVVAEGVENQEQLDRLAAIGCESAQGYYLGRPAPAPSITAGTGPHAASPA is encoded by the coding sequence ATGTCTGTGCAGAGCGATCGGCGCTTCCTCGCACTGGTGGGCGTTCTCGTCGTCACCTACTGGCTGGCCCCGGACGGGCCGGTCCGGGTCACCGCCCAGTTGCTGGTCGGCCTGTGCGCGGTGGTGGCCGTGTTCACCGCCGCCCGCGCCGATCGTGCGCACCGCACCGGCTGGACGCTCTTCGCCCTCGGGGTGACGTTGTCGGTGGCCGGTGACGCGACCGCCGCCTGGTACCTGTCGACCGGGCACAGCATCCCGTTCCCGTCCCTGGTGGACGGCTTCAACCTGGGCGCCTACTGGGTCGTGGCGCTGTCACTGAGCCGGCTGCACGGTGGCCGGCGCCCCGACATCGCCGGGTACCTGGACACCGCCGTGCTGACCGTCGCCGGTGGGCTGGTGCTGTGGCTGGCGCTGGCGGTTCCCCTGAACGGCGGGCTGGACCTGCGCGAGATCGTCGGTTCCGTCTATCTGATCACCGACATCGTGCTGCTGGGCTGTGTGGTGCGGGTGTGGCTGAACCCCGCCACCACCCTGCCCCGGGCCACGACCCGAAGCCTCGTCCTGGGTGCCGGTGTGGCGTTGATCGGTGACACGGTCTACGGGATCGCCGACGGGGCCCTGAACACCCAGGACCGGCTGTTCGAGAGTGCCTACCTGGTGATGTACACGGCCTGGGGCCTGGCCGCCCTCCGGGCGGCCCGGGCGGCCCGGACCGCCTCCACCCCGCGTCGCCTCGCCTTTCAGCGGATGTCACCGGCCCGGTTGATGACGATGTACGCCGCGCTGCTGGTGATCCCCGCCGTCGAGCTGGTCCACCGCACCACCGGCGTGGACGTGGACGGGTGGGCGACGATCGCCGCGTCCGTCCTGCTGTCCGTGCTCGTTCCGGCCCGCATGTGGGTGGCCATGGGTGAGCTGGAGGCGTCCACCGCGCAGCGCGAGCGCCTGAGTGACGACCTGCAGCACCAGGCGGCCCACGACGCGCTGACGAACCTGCCCAACCGCGCCTATCTGCTGGAGCTGACCACGGCCGCCCTGCACCGGGCCCGGCGCAGCGGCAACGAGGTCGCGGTCCTGTTCGTCGACCTCGACTACTTCAAACGGGTCAACGACACCCTGGGTCACGCCGCGGGCGACGAGGTGCTCCAGGTGACGGCCGACCGGATGCGTTCGGTCCTGCGGGCGGGTGACACGCTCGGGCGCCAGGGCGGTGACGAGTTCGTCGTCCTGATCGACCCGGTGCCCGCGCCCGCCGAGCTGATGGAGATCGCCAACCGTCTGGTCGCGGTCGTCAGTGCGCCCATCCACGTGGCCGGGTCGCACGCCGTCATCGGGGCCAGCGTCGGTATCGCCCTGGCCCGCGACGCCCAGGTCGATGCCTACCAGTTGCTGCAGGACGCCGACATGGCGGCCTACCGGGCCAAGACCAACGGACGCGGGCGGGCCGAGATGTTCGACGCGGACCTGCGGGCGGAGCTGGCGGCCCGGGCCCGGCTGGAGGCCGATATCCAGATCGGCCTGACCCAGGACCAGTTCGAGCTGCACTACCAGCCGGTCATGGACGTGGCCACGGGCCGGCTGCGGGGGTACGAAGCCCTGATCCGCTGGCGTCATCCCGAGCGCGGCCTGGTTCCGCCCGACGACTTCCTGCCCACCGCCGAACAGTCCACCCTGATCTGCGCGATCGGCCGGTGGACGCTGAACCACGCGACCCGCCAGCTGGTGGCCTGGACCGAGCAGGACCCGGCCGGGCACGCCGACGCCACCATGGCCGTGAACATCTCCGGTCGGCACCTGGCCACCCGCGCCCTGATCGACGAGGTCCGCCAGGCCCTGACCGACAGCGGCCTGGCCCCCCGGCGCCTCGTCCTGGAGATCACCGAGACCGTCCTGATGGAAGAGCCGGCCGCCGACGCCCATCTGCGGGCCCTGCGCGAGATCGGGGTGACGGTCAGCCTCGACGACTTCGGCACCGGTTACACCTCGATCGGCCAGCTCCAGAAGCTCCAGGTCGACACCCTCAAGATCGACCAGAGCTTCCTGCACTCCCCCGACCCGGGCACCGCCGCCCTGGTCCAGCTGATGATCACCGCCGCCCACGCCTTCGGGCTCGACGTGGTCGCCGAGGGTGTCGAGAACCAGGAGCAGCTCGACCGCCTGGCCGCCATCGGCTGTGAGTCCGCCCAGGGCTACTACCTCGGCCGCCCCGCCCCGGCCCCCAGCATCACCGCGGGGACCGGACCGCACGCGGCCTCGCCGGCCTGA